In Plasmodium cynomolgi strain B DNA, scaffold: 0244, whole genome shotgun sequence, one genomic interval encodes:
- a CDS encoding tryptophan-rich antigen (Pv-fam-a;~putative) — protein MVSLRSIALFTLTSTLILSIIPPSLQNESGGVKDCPQNKLNMETAEIEKTEEWKENEWNKWKLELEDNWKQFNLSLIKEKTSGSRI, from the exons atggtATCTTTAAGATCAATTGCCTTATTTACGTTAACTTCGACCTTAATTTTAAGTATCATTCCTCCA TCCCTTCAAAATGAAAGCGGCGGCGTTAAAGATTGCCCacagaacaaattaaatatgGAAACAgcagaaatagaaaaaacagaagagtGGAAAGAAAACGAGTGGAATAAGTGGAAATTGGAATTAGAAGATAATTGGAAACAGTTTAATTTATCactaataaaaga